A stretch of the Planctomycetota bacterium genome encodes the following:
- a CDS encoding GC-type dockerin domain-anchored protein, whose protein sequence is MAPRMPVAVFAISTLVACPASAPAQCSPDWDAAIGQPGLDRGVRRGLAALDEGGPLLIASGAFSSAGGVAVGGVAAWTPDDGWRSFGGSGLTRGGSIVGANAIAVFDGELYAGGRFTEAGGEAIEGVARFDGDRWHPLGGGIDGQVLGMRAVDFQGRDLLILCGTFTTVFQPGGAGENSPAVAGWDGTAWVALGGNLIGSANDAIVWDDGAGDALYATGAFDVDGGRGLARYDGSEAWEVVGDGFSGGTNPRGNTLAVYDDRRANALFVGGNFADARPLSGPPPLNVVRWDGDNFEAVRDGFDNTVSSLLVADAGDGERLYAGGTFFLSGSDAVSGIAVLGSTAWEPLGLGIAGGSVPGIGGMAASPFGDGLFVAGGFSLAGDDEANNIARWGCGSVACPPDLDGDGELTLFDFLAFQNLFTDGDPRADFDGDGELTLFDFLAFQNAFDAGCE, encoded by the coding sequence ATGGCCCCGCGCATGCCCGTCGCTGTATTCGCCATCTCCACGCTCGTTGCCTGCCCCGCGAGCGCGCCTGCCCAGTGCTCGCCCGACTGGGACGCCGCCATCGGCCAGCCCGGCCTCGATCGCGGCGTGCGGCGCGGGCTGGCGGCGCTCGACGAGGGCGGCCCGCTGCTGATCGCCTCGGGCGCATTCTCGTCGGCCGGGGGCGTGGCCGTGGGCGGCGTGGCCGCGTGGACGCCCGACGACGGCTGGCGGTCCTTCGGCGGCAGCGGCCTGACACGCGGCGGATCGATCGTCGGCGCCAACGCCATCGCCGTGTTCGACGGCGAGCTGTACGCCGGCGGACGCTTCACCGAGGCCGGCGGCGAGGCCATCGAGGGCGTCGCCCGCTTCGACGGGGACCGATGGCACCCGCTGGGCGGGGGCATCGACGGCCAGGTGCTCGGCATGCGCGCCGTCGACTTCCAGGGCCGGGACCTGCTCATCCTCTGCGGCACGTTCACGACCGTCTTCCAGCCGGGCGGGGCGGGCGAGAACAGCCCCGCGGTTGCCGGCTGGGACGGCACCGCCTGGGTCGCGCTGGGCGGCAACCTCATCGGCTCGGCCAACGACGCCATCGTGTGGGACGACGGCGCCGGCGACGCGCTGTACGCCACGGGCGCATTCGACGTCGACGGCGGACGCGGCCTGGCGCGCTACGACGGCAGCGAGGCGTGGGAGGTGGTCGGCGATGGCTTCAGCGGTGGGACCAATCCCCGCGGCAACACCCTGGCGGTCTACGACGACAGACGCGCCAACGCGCTCTTTGTCGGCGGCAACTTTGCAGACGCTCGGCCGCTGAGCGGCCCGCCCCCGCTGAACGTCGTCCGCTGGGACGGCGACAACTTCGAGGCAGTCCGCGACGGCTTCGACAACACCGTGTCATCGCTGCTCGTCGCCGACGCGGGCGACGGCGAGCGGCTGTACGCCGGCGGCACGTTCTTCCTGTCGGGCTCCGACGCCGTCAGCGGCATCGCGGTGCTGGGCAGCACCGCCTGGGAGCCGCTCGGCCTGGGCATCGCCGGCGGCAGCGTCCCGGGCATCGGCGGGATGGCCGCGAGCCCCTTCGGCGACGGCCTGTTCGTCGCGGGCGGATTCTCGTTGGCGGGCGACGACGAGGCCAACAACATCGCCCGCTGGGGCTGCGGCTCGGTGGCGTGCCCGCCCGACCTAGACGGCGATGGCGAGCTCACGCTCTTCGATTTTCTCGCGTTCCAGAACCTGTTCACCGACGGCGACCCGCGGGCCGACTTCGACGGCGACGGCGAGCTGACGCTCTTCGATTTTCTTGCATTCCAGAACGCGTTCGACGCGGGGTGCGAGTAG
- a CDS encoding Xaa-Pro peptidase family protein, giving the protein MTAKPIDLAEIKTRRERVAAQLDGGAAVVFAGEHSPSLRGDWEPAIEFLYLTGLADEPNAALVLDPTNPNPRRREVLLLRSRDPEDEQWHGIRESISPEMRDRFGVGTVFRTSRLHWLLTDAAARAGRLVCLHAPRPAPAPINADLAAYRRAAERVPGVSIHAGWQRLRTLIAAKSPAERTLIQVAVDATIAGVRAAAREIRPGASEGAVVRTLQATFAEHGGEGNAFNPIAGSGINATVLHYGANDRVMQDGDMLVLDSGTKIGGYCADITRTFPVNGTFSSTQADAYELVLEAMRAAIEASTVGTWMHDVDMAAREVIDKAGYGHAFFHSIGHHLGLTVHDPDPQQPLAEDAVITIEPGLYLPEENIGIRIEDDIHVTTQGPRNLSRDLPLDRKGVEGLMR; this is encoded by the coding sequence ATGACCGCGAAGCCCATCGACCTCGCAGAGATCAAGACGCGCCGCGAGCGGGTGGCCGCGCAGCTCGACGGCGGCGCGGCGGTCGTCTTCGCGGGCGAGCACAGCCCGAGCCTGCGGGGCGACTGGGAGCCGGCGATCGAGTTCCTCTACCTCACCGGGCTGGCCGACGAGCCCAACGCGGCGCTGGTGCTCGATCCGACCAACCCCAACCCCCGGCGTCGGGAGGTCCTGCTGCTCCGCAGCCGCGACCCCGAGGACGAGCAGTGGCACGGGATCCGCGAATCGATCTCGCCCGAGATGCGGGACCGCTTCGGCGTCGGCACCGTGTTCCGCACGAGCCGCCTGCACTGGCTGCTGACCGACGCCGCCGCGCGAGCGGGACGCCTGGTGTGCCTGCACGCGCCGCGGCCCGCGCCGGCGCCGATCAACGCGGACCTTGCCGCCTACCGCCGCGCCGCGGAGCGCGTGCCGGGCGTCTCGATCCACGCGGGGTGGCAGCGGCTCCGCACGCTCATCGCCGCCAAGAGCCCGGCCGAGCGGACGCTGATCCAGGTGGCCGTCGACGCGACGATAGCCGGCGTCCGCGCCGCGGCGCGCGAGATCCGCCCCGGCGCGAGCGAGGGCGCGGTCGTCCGCACGCTGCAGGCCACCTTCGCCGAGCACGGCGGCGAGGGCAACGCCTTCAACCCCATCGCCGGCTCGGGCATCAACGCCACCGTGCTGCACTACGGCGCCAACGACCGCGTGATGCAGGATGGCGACATGCTCGTGCTCGACAGCGGCACCAAGATCGGCGGCTACTGCGCCGACATCACGCGCACGTTCCCGGTCAACGGCACGTTTAGCTCCACGCAGGCCGACGCCTACGAACTCGTGCTGGAGGCGATGCGCGCCGCGATCGAGGCCTCCACCGTCGGCACCTGGATGCACGACGTCGACATGGCCGCCCGCGAGGTCATCGACAAGGCCGGCTACGGCCACGCCTTCTTCCACTCCATCGGCCACCACCTGGGTCTAACCGTGCACGACCCCGACCCCCAGCAGCCACTGGCCGAGGACGCAGTGATCACCATCGAGCCCGGCCTCTACCTGCCCGAGGAGAACATCGGCATCCGCATCGAGGACGACATCCACGTCACCACACAGGGCCCAAGGAACCTCAGCAGAGATCTGCCGCTGGACCGCAAGGGCGTGGAGGGCCTGATGCGGTAG
- the tilS gene encoding tRNA lysidine(34) synthetase TilS produces the protein MGHADRADHAEQPDARAASRAIVRSWRELTGGSSVDDADRPTLLAVSGGADSSALALALGRTRGVRSIGHVVHDMRPRQDAEADRRLVEALGRVLDLPVRVAYADAGNSEAAARTARYGALARLARNAECRYVAVAHQADDVLETMLANLIRGAGPRGLRGPAPRRAIGDGVTLVRPMLGVGRAEAEAICRHACWTWAYDATNDDPTRLRAALRAEVTPVLERLRPGASRRAARAARAIREAARVVRDAVNEAWPRVAMRTPSGLELAQPPMVDLPPAVREGLLRRAIDEVAGRGHDRLSAATARSLSAWLVDGRGVRTVAGLRLEHRGGTIAITPAPREDA, from the coding sequence GTGGGACACGCGGACCGGGCAGACCACGCCGAGCAACCCGACGCACGGGCGGCCAGCCGCGCGATCGTGCGGTCCTGGCGGGAGCTTACCGGCGGCTCAAGCGTCGACGACGCCGACCGCCCGACGCTGCTTGCGGTCTCGGGCGGCGCGGATTCCTCGGCCCTCGCGCTCGCGCTCGGCCGCACGCGGGGCGTGCGGAGCATCGGGCACGTCGTGCACGACATGCGGCCGAGGCAGGACGCCGAGGCCGACCGCCGGCTCGTCGAGGCGCTGGGGCGCGTGCTGGACCTGCCCGTCCGCGTGGCGTACGCGGACGCGGGCAACTCGGAGGCCGCCGCCCGTACGGCGCGATACGGGGCGCTCGCACGCCTCGCCCGGAACGCTGAATGCCGCTACGTCGCCGTCGCGCACCAGGCCGACGATGTGCTCGAGACCATGCTGGCCAACCTCATCCGCGGTGCGGGCCCCCGCGGGCTGCGGGGGCCCGCACCGCGGCGTGCGATCGGCGACGGCGTGACGCTCGTGCGGCCCATGCTGGGCGTCGGCCGCGCCGAGGCCGAGGCGATCTGCCGCCATGCGTGCTGGACCTGGGCGTACGACGCGACCAACGACGACCCAACCCGGCTGCGAGCGGCGCTGCGGGCCGAGGTCACGCCCGTACTCGAGCGGTTGCGGCCGGGCGCCTCGCGCCGGGCCGCCCGGGCGGCCCGGGCCATCCGCGAGGCCGCCCGCGTCGTGCGGGACGCCGTCAACGAGGCCTGGCCCCGCGTCGCAATGCGGACGCCAAGCGGGCTGGAACTTGCGCAGCCGCCGATGGTCGACCTGCCGCCCGCCGTCCGCGAGGGACTGCTCCGCCGCGCCATCGACGAGGTCGCGGGCCGGGGGCACGACCGCCTCTCCGCCGCCACCGCCCGTTCGCTGTCGGCCTGGCTGGTGGACGGCCGCGGCGTGCGTACGGTGGCGGGCCTGCGCCTCGAGCACCGGGGCGGCACCATCGCCATCACGCCAGCGCCCCGGGAGGACGCATGA
- a CDS encoding TIGR03032 family protein, with protein sequence MDSHSQPAESGQQPPSKPVDLAISASRHLPEWLARERLSLGFSTYQAGKMFLIGLQPDGRLSVYERTFNRCMGLHASADAQTIWMASLYQLWRMENYVPPGQATPDGYDRLYVPTVGYTTGDIDTHDIVVGPDGQPVFCATAFNCLATTSHTHSFKPVWKPEFISGTLATLPPEDRCHLNGLAGDPETGAPAYVTAVSRSDVSDGWRDRRVGGGVLIDVRANGGAVVAENLSMPHSPRVHPDYPGRVWLLNAGTGFFGYVDLDSGAFTDVAFCPGFTRGMAFAGKHAVVGLSAARENRTFRGMPLDENLASRDAEPRCALHAINLETGGTDHWLRVEGVVRELYDVIALRGVARPMLLGFKTDEIRRMLRIEA encoded by the coding sequence ATGGATAGCCACTCTCAGCCTGCCGAGTCCGGCCAGCAGCCGCCATCCAAGCCCGTTGACCTGGCCATCAGCGCCAGCCGCCATCTGCCCGAGTGGCTGGCCCGCGAGCGGCTCAGCCTGGGCTTCTCGACCTACCAGGCCGGCAAGATGTTCCTCATCGGCCTGCAGCCCGACGGACGGCTGAGCGTCTACGAGCGGACGTTCAACCGCTGCATGGGGCTGCACGCGTCGGCGGATGCGCAGACGATCTGGATGGCCTCGCTGTACCAGCTCTGGCGCATGGAGAACTACGTGCCGCCCGGCCAGGCCACGCCCGATGGCTACGACCGGCTGTACGTGCCGACGGTGGGCTACACCACGGGCGACATCGACACGCACGACATCGTCGTCGGGCCCGATGGCCAGCCCGTATTCTGCGCGACGGCCTTCAACTGCCTCGCCACGACGAGCCACACGCACAGCTTCAAGCCGGTCTGGAAGCCCGAGTTCATCTCGGGCACGCTGGCCACGCTGCCGCCCGAGGATCGCTGCCACCTCAACGGCCTGGCGGGCGACCCCGAGACCGGCGCGCCGGCGTACGTCACGGCGGTGAGCCGGTCGGACGTCAGCGACGGCTGGCGGGATCGCCGCGTCGGCGGGGGCGTGCTCATCGACGTGCGGGCGAACGGCGGCGCGGTGGTGGCCGAGAACCTGAGCATGCCGCACTCGCCCCGCGTGCACCCGGACTACCCGGGCCGGGTGTGGCTGCTCAACGCGGGCACGGGCTTCTTCGGGTACGTCGACCTGGACAGCGGCGCGTTCACGGACGTCGCGTTCTGCCCGGGCTTCACGCGGGGGATGGCCTTCGCCGGGAAGCACGCCGTCGTCGGGCTGAGCGCCGCCCGAGAGAACCGCACGTTTCGTGGCATGCCGCTCGACGAAAACCTGGCGTCGCGGGACGCCGAGCCGCGGTGCGCGCTGCACGCGATCAACCTGGAGACGGGCGGGACCGACCACTGGCTCCGCGTCGAGGGCGTGGTCCGCGAGCTGTACGACGTGATCGCGCTCAGGGGCGTGGCCCGCCCCATGCTGCTGGGCTTCAAGACCGATGAGATCCGGCGGATGCTGCGGATCGAGGCGTAG
- a CDS encoding arginine N-succinyltransferase, which produces MYIIRRAKIEDADTLLKLAKMVHFINLPPDKEIITEKILRSRDCFKHVGRGLPPQQKDSRRRSHGLRETMNESELFAFVVEDVETGAVLGSSQLVASMGGPGNPNVGFKISERKFFSQSLHTGVTHMVATLHLDESGPTEIGGLILQPAYRAHKAKLGRFLSFVRFHFIGLHRAHFADHVLAEMMAPLTSDGDNRFWDALGRRFINLSYDEADRFCQYSREFMFSLLPREDIYLTLLAPQARQGVGQVGQDTIPARKMLEKLGFEYRGVVDPFDGGPHLQAATDDIPLVRATRTVELGKPVAASSYKGLAILSVLDGEGEFVAVQTPLAERGGTVRIPRQMMEALGVGIGDRVACTLIDPMPKLAEPGDNGAATSPERRRSTKKPAAKKATATKNNTKTRSRKTSKKPSRRKTTG; this is translated from the coding sequence ATGTACATCATCCGCCGTGCCAAGATCGAAGACGCCGACACGCTGCTGAAGCTGGCGAAGATGGTGCACTTCATCAACCTGCCGCCCGACAAGGAGATCATCACCGAGAAGATCCTCCGCAGCCGGGATTGCTTCAAGCACGTCGGCCGCGGGCTGCCGCCGCAGCAAAAGGACTCCCGCCGCCGCTCGCACGGCCTCCGCGAGACCATGAACGAGAGCGAGCTGTTCGCCTTCGTCGTGGAGGACGTCGAGACCGGCGCGGTGCTGGGCAGCAGCCAGCTGGTGGCCTCCATGGGCGGACCTGGCAACCCCAACGTGGGCTTCAAGATCAGCGAGCGGAAGTTCTTCAGCCAGAGCCTGCACACGGGCGTGACGCACATGGTCGCCACGCTGCACCTCGACGAGAGCGGGCCGACCGAGATCGGCGGGCTGATCCTCCAGCCGGCGTACCGCGCGCACAAGGCCAAGCTGGGGCGATTCCTCAGCTTCGTGCGGTTCCATTTCATCGGGCTGCACCGCGCGCACTTCGCCGACCACGTGCTGGCCGAGATGATGGCGCCGCTGACCAGCGACGGCGACAACCGCTTCTGGGATGCGCTGGGACGCCGGTTCATCAATCTGAGCTACGACGAGGCCGACCGCTTCTGCCAGTACAGCCGCGAGTTCATGTTCAGCCTGCTGCCGCGGGAGGACATCTACCTCACGCTGCTGGCGCCGCAGGCGCGGCAGGGCGTGGGGCAGGTTGGCCAGGACACCATCCCCGCACGCAAGATGCTCGAGAAGCTGGGTTTCGAGTACAGGGGCGTGGTCGACCCCTTCGACGGCGGCCCCCACCTGCAGGCCGCCACCGACGACATCCCCCTCGTCCGCGCAACGCGGACGGTCGAGCTCGGCAAGCCCGTCGCCGCCAGCAGCTACAAGGGGCTGGCGATCCTCAGCGTGCTCGACGGCGAGGGCGAGTTCGTCGCGGTCCAGACGCCCCTAGCCGAACGCGGCGGCACCGTCCGCATCCCGCGGCAGATGATGGAGGCCCTGGGCGTGGGCATCGGCGACCGCGTGGCCTGCACCCTCATCGATCCGATGCCCAAGCTCGCGGAACCGGGCGACAACGGCGCAGCCACCTCGCCCGAGCGACGACGGTCCACCAAGAAGCCGGCCGCCAAGAAGGCCACCGCCACGAAGAACAACACCAAGACCAGATCCAGGAAGACCAGCAAGAAGCCCTCGCGGAGGAAGACCACCGGATGA
- a CDS encoding TraR/DksA C4-type zinc finger protein, with product MAKKKTTRKTTKKTGGRSSAASADAAAGKKSASKKTTTKKAPAKTTAKKAPSKKTPAKKMPAKKAPARKVTKKAAASKKVAKKPTTKKTPVSKAPSKKPTPKKAPAKKAAAGKSSSGTSGASKAPPKKSASTSSAKKPAAAKAPAPANTKGAASASGGSADGKASTPPRRDFDRKGPQRPKRPKPPAAVMPEGIGGLLAPGGPAPKPLIPSSKTRRSDAKVEAAADGPVKSPFNKRELEKFRRILLDKRAEVLGEITGLEGGALTGGGSGNLSHMPQHMADQGSDAADQTLSLDLAAAERNLLRDIDAALKRIAEGVYGVCELTGKPIRRERLEELPWARYSIAAARQLEGRR from the coding sequence GTGGCCAAGAAGAAGACCACCCGGAAGACCACCAAGAAGACCGGCGGCCGCTCGTCCGCCGCGTCGGCCGATGCCGCGGCCGGCAAGAAGTCCGCGTCCAAGAAGACGACGACCAAGAAGGCCCCCGCGAAGACGACGGCCAAGAAGGCTCCGTCCAAGAAGACCCCGGCGAAGAAGATGCCCGCCAAGAAGGCTCCGGCACGCAAGGTCACCAAGAAGGCCGCCGCATCCAAGAAGGTCGCCAAGAAGCCGACGACCAAGAAGACGCCGGTGTCCAAGGCCCCCTCCAAGAAGCCGACCCCGAAGAAGGCCCCGGCGAAGAAGGCGGCCGCCGGCAAGTCGTCCTCCGGCACGTCCGGGGCGAGCAAGGCCCCGCCCAAGAAGTCGGCGAGCACCTCCTCGGCGAAGAAGCCCGCCGCCGCGAAGGCGCCCGCCCCCGCGAACACCAAGGGGGCCGCGTCCGCGTCGGGAGGCTCGGCCGACGGCAAGGCCTCGACGCCACCCCGCCGGGACTTCGACCGCAAGGGCCCGCAGCGGCCCAAGCGCCCCAAGCCGCCGGCCGCGGTGATGCCCGAGGGCATCGGCGGTCTGCTCGCGCCGGGGGGGCCGGCGCCCAAGCCGCTGATCCCGTCGTCGAAGACGCGACGGAGCGACGCGAAGGTGGAGGCCGCCGCCGACGGCCCCGTCAAGTCGCCGTTCAACAAGCGGGAGCTCGAGAAGTTCCGCCGCATCCTGCTCGACAAGCGGGCCGAGGTGCTCGGCGAGATCACCGGGCTGGAGGGCGGTGCGCTCACGGGCGGCGGCTCGGGCAACCTGAGCCACATGCCCCAGCACATGGCCGACCAGGGCAGCGACGCCGCCGACCAGACGCTGTCGCTCGATCTGGCCGCCGCCGAGCGCAACCTGCTGCGGGACATCGATGCGGCCCTCAAGCGGATCGCCGAGGGCGTCTACGGCGTCTGCGAGCTGACGGGCAAGCCGATCCGCCGCGAGCGGCTGGAGGAACTGCCCTGGGCGCGGTACTCGATCGCGGCCGCCCGGCAGCTCGAAGGACGCCGCTGA
- a CDS encoding aldehyde dehydrogenase family protein yields the protein MTTAAPSVLANPPSDLVGGEYRSIAGDALVSFDPAERDRVVWSGAPAPAHVDDAVAAARRALPEWSRWDVERRAEVLRRYQQLATERAGDIARLISEETGKALWDCTGEAAAVAGKVDITLEEGPHAGRQRVSGFSLDLGATKEGRCWFRPHGVIAVIGPFNFPAHLPNGHIVPALLTGNTVVLKPSDKTPATGQLIIELFQQALDDCDAPNGVVNLVQGGADVAARLTTHDAIDGIAFTGSWPVGRKILGANLDRPGRIVALEMGGNNGVLVLPDADLRQAAIEITRGAFVTTGQRCTCGRRLIVHESVAHTLVPAILKAASALIVGPPRAEHPVFMGPIINDQSRDAVIAAQSGMADAGGEVLLQATSHPTLTDGSYVTPGVIRVDRFTPTDGTDAGCDVEVFGPLLRICVVSSYEEGIEQVNATRYGLAASIFTKDEARIADFLHDARAGCVNLNCATAGASSKLPFGGLGYSGNHRPAGAFALDYTAYPVAGMLERGDAATVAPGMAFEDGWLPA from the coding sequence ATGACCACCGCCGCCCCAAGCGTGCTCGCCAACCCTCCTAGCGACCTCGTTGGCGGGGAGTACCGATCCATCGCCGGCGACGCCCTCGTCTCGTTCGATCCCGCCGAGCGGGACCGCGTGGTGTGGTCGGGCGCGCCGGCCCCGGCGCACGTGGACGATGCCGTCGCCGCCGCGCGTCGCGCGCTCCCCGAGTGGAGCCGGTGGGATGTCGAGCGCAGGGCCGAAGTCCTCCGCCGCTACCAGCAACTCGCCACGGAGCGAGCCGGCGACATCGCGCGGCTCATCAGCGAGGAGACCGGCAAGGCGCTCTGGGATTGCACGGGCGAGGCCGCCGCCGTCGCGGGCAAGGTCGACATCACGCTCGAGGAGGGGCCGCACGCGGGCCGCCAGCGCGTCAGCGGCTTCAGCCTCGACCTGGGCGCCACCAAGGAGGGCCGCTGCTGGTTCCGCCCGCATGGCGTGATCGCGGTCATCGGGCCGTTCAACTTCCCCGCCCACCTGCCCAACGGCCACATCGTGCCCGCGCTGCTGACGGGCAACACCGTGGTGCTCAAGCCCAGCGACAAGACCCCCGCGACGGGCCAGCTCATCATCGAGCTGTTCCAGCAGGCCCTGGACGACTGCGACGCGCCGAATGGCGTGGTGAACCTGGTGCAGGGCGGCGCCGACGTTGCCGCGCGACTCACCACGCACGACGCCATCGACGGCATCGCGTTCACGGGATCGTGGCCCGTGGGCCGCAAGATCCTCGGTGCCAACCTCGATCGTCCCGGCCGCATCGTGGCGCTGGAGATGGGCGGCAACAACGGCGTGCTCGTGCTGCCCGACGCCGACCTGCGGCAGGCCGCCATCGAGATCACCCGCGGCGCCTTCGTCACCACGGGCCAGCGGTGCACCTGCGGCCGCCGGCTGATCGTGCACGAATCGGTCGCCCACACGCTCGTGCCGGCAATCCTCAAGGCCGCCAGCGCGCTCATCGTGGGGCCGCCCCGGGCCGAGCACCCGGTATTCATGGGCCCGATCATCAATGACCAATCCCGCGACGCCGTCATCGCGGCCCAGAGCGGCATGGCCGATGCCGGCGGCGAGGTGCTGCTCCAGGCGACTTCGCACCCCACGCTGACCGACGGCTCGTACGTCACGCCCGGCGTGATCCGCGTCGATCGGTTCACGCCGACGGACGGGACGGACGCCGGCTGCGACGTCGAGGTCTTCGGGCCGCTGCTACGCATCTGCGTGGTGTCGTCCTACGAGGAGGGCATCGAGCAGGTGAACGCGACGCGCTACGGCCTAGCAGCGTCGATCTTCACCAAGGACGAGGCCCGCATCGCCGACTTCCTGCACGACGCCCGGGCCGGCTGCGTCAACCTGAACTGCGCCACGGCCGGCGCCAGCAGCAAGCTGCCCTTCGGCGGGCTTGGCTATAGCGGCAACCACCGGCCCGCCGGCGCCTTCGCGCTGGACTACACCGCCTATCCGGTTGCGGGCATGCTCGAACGCGGCGACGCCGCCACGGTCGCGCCGGGCATGGCCTTCGAGGACGGCTGGCTGCCGGCGTAG
- a CDS encoding MBL fold metallo-hydrolase, which yields MDAIDIEGRVEGHPTAAMLAAPLGPHQTNCYVYSPNGSDGGVPCWIIDPGYQPAGVIGAIREHDWTVEAVLLTHAHADHILGLAEVLEAFPDTPVLIHEAEEDWPADPAKNLSQGMGVPFAAPEPTRTFAHGDTLAIGHGAREQRWEVRHVPGHSPGGCAFVAPGGRLAVVGDALFAGSIGRTDFPGSDFDTLASAIREQLYTLASDCLALPGHGPPTTIGAERESNPFVRRG from the coding sequence ATGGACGCCATCGACATCGAGGGCCGCGTCGAGGGGCACCCCACGGCGGCCATGCTCGCCGCTCCGCTGGGGCCCCACCAGACCAATTGCTACGTCTATTCCCCGAACGGATCCGATGGCGGCGTTCCCTGCTGGATCATCGATCCGGGCTACCAGCCGGCCGGGGTCATCGGGGCCATCCGCGAGCACGATTGGACGGTCGAGGCCGTGCTGCTCACCCACGCCCACGCCGACCACATCCTGGGCCTGGCCGAGGTGCTGGAGGCCTTCCCCGATACGCCCGTGCTCATCCACGAGGCCGAGGAGGACTGGCCGGCCGACCCCGCCAAGAACCTCAGCCAGGGCATGGGCGTGCCCTTCGCCGCCCCCGAGCCCACGCGGACCTTCGCGCACGGCGACACGCTGGCCATCGGCCACGGTGCGCGGGAGCAGCGGTGGGAGGTCCGCCACGTGCCGGGCCACAGCCCGGGCGGCTGCGCCTTCGTCGCGCCGGGCGGGCGGCTTGCGGTCGTGGGCGATGCCCTGTTCGCGGGCAGCATCGGCCGTACCGACTTTCCGGGCAGCGACTTCGACACGCTGGCGTCGGCCATCCGCGAGCAGCTCTACACCCTGGCGAGCGACTGCCTCGCGCTGCCGGGCCACGGCCCGCCGACGACCATCGGCGCCGAGCGGGAGAGCAATCCGTTCGTGAGGCGGGGTTAG
- a CDS encoding signal peptidase II, whose amino-acid sequence MADAAPHAAGSEANPERPAKAQAAAGSDDASLRPGRRSLLLLLVVTVLGLVTDLASKQIMFATLADDPVEVRRVEVMEATPELARLLPPHEPTVVVPSLLEFKLVLNPGALFGIGAGKRVFFIVSTALAIAFALWVFARLTTRRHWAAHAAIGLVISGGLGNVYDRIRFACVRDFIHPLPGVEFPFGISTPWSGTEVWPYVSNLADLWLIIGVCVLVVHLWRAPKPEDAQRGDAKSDAPGASGDAG is encoded by the coding sequence GTGGCGGACGCCGCGCCACACGCCGCCGGCTCCGAGGCGAACCCCGAACGCCCCGCGAAGGCCCAGGCCGCCGCCGGCTCGGACGACGCGTCCCTGCGGCCGGGCCGCAGGAGCCTCCTGCTGCTGCTCGTCGTGACAGTGCTCGGCCTGGTCACCGATCTGGCCAGCAAGCAGATCATGTTCGCGACGCTGGCCGACGACCCCGTGGAGGTCCGGCGGGTTGAGGTCATGGAGGCCACGCCCGAGCTGGCGAGGCTGCTGCCGCCGCACGAGCCCACGGTCGTCGTGCCCTCCCTGCTCGAGTTCAAGCTGGTGCTGAACCCCGGCGCGCTCTTCGGCATCGGGGCGGGCAAGCGGGTCTTCTTCATCGTGTCGACGGCGCTGGCGATCGCCTTTGCGCTCTGGGTCTTCGCGCGGCTGACGACGCGGCGGCACTGGGCGGCGCACGCCGCCATCGGGCTGGTGATCTCGGGCGGGCTGGGCAACGTCTACGACCGCATCCGCTTTGCCTGCGTGCGTGACTTCATCCACCCGTTGCCGGGCGTCGAGTTCCCCTTCGGCATCTCGACGCCGTGGTCGGGCACGGAGGTCTGGCCGTACGTCTCGAACCTGGCCGACCTGTGGCTGATCATCGGGGTGTGCGTGCTGGTGGTGCACCTGTGGCGTGCCCCCAAGCCCGAAGATGCGCAGCGGGGTGATGCCAAGAGCGATGCCCCGGGCGCGAGCGGCGACGCCGGCTAG